The proteins below come from a single Comamonas antarctica genomic window:
- a CDS encoding bifunctional 3-phosphoshikimate 1-carboxyvinyltransferase/cytidylate kinase: protein MFQTEFLDIPALASAGGEVRLPGSKSISNRVLLLAALSEGTTQVHDLLDSDDTRVMLTALEQIGCRLEREGDSLRITGIGGALPPGTAAELFLGNAGTAMRPLTAALALLGGEFTLSGVPRMHERPIGDLVDGLRQLGCSIDYLGNDGYPPLRIAPADFRAAAVQAPIQVRGDVSSQFLTSLLMALPLRAAAQDITIEVVGELISKPYIHITLELLARFGIAVRNDNWQRFQIPAGSRYRSPGEIHVEADASSASYFIALGAIAAGPGVRILGVGAQSIQGDIRFVEAAQAMGAEIESGPNWLQVRRGRWPLQAIDLDCNHIPDAAMTLGVMALYAEGTTTLRNIASWRVKETDRIAAMACELRKLGASVEEGADYLRVTPPARPADWRAASIHTYDDHRVAMCFSLAAFNPQQLPVRIEDPKCVAKTFPDYFEALFSVCETPRERIPVICIDGPTASGKGTIAAEVAQRLGYGILDSGALYRIAGLAAHRAGIAIDPVHEEEIAALVRTLPIRFTATQQILLGDEDIGHAIRSETAGMDASRVSALPAVRAALVSLQLNFQRLPGLVADGRDMGTVIFPAAPLKVYLIASAECRAARRYKQLISKGISANITALRADLEARDARDMLRSVAPLKPAPDALSLDSSELSIEQVVEQVLHWWQQRQPFKG, encoded by the coding sequence ATGTTCCAGACCGAATTCCTCGATATCCCCGCCCTGGCCTCGGCCGGGGGCGAAGTCCGCCTGCCGGGCTCGAAAAGCATCTCCAACCGCGTTCTGCTGCTGGCGGCGCTGAGCGAAGGCACGACGCAGGTACACGACCTGCTCGATTCCGACGACACGCGCGTCATGCTCACGGCGCTGGAGCAGATCGGCTGCAGGCTCGAGCGCGAGGGCGACAGCCTGCGCATCACTGGCATCGGCGGCGCGCTGCCCCCAGGCACGGCGGCCGAGCTGTTCCTGGGCAACGCGGGCACGGCCATGCGTCCACTCACGGCGGCGCTTGCACTGCTGGGCGGCGAATTCACGCTCAGCGGCGTGCCGCGCATGCACGAGCGTCCGATCGGCGACCTGGTCGATGGCCTGCGCCAGCTGGGCTGCAGCATCGACTACCTGGGCAACGACGGCTATCCGCCGCTGCGCATCGCGCCCGCCGACTTCCGCGCCGCAGCGGTGCAGGCGCCGATCCAGGTGCGCGGCGACGTCTCCAGCCAGTTCCTCACCTCGCTGCTGATGGCGCTGCCGCTGCGCGCGGCCGCGCAGGACATCACCATCGAAGTCGTCGGCGAGCTGATCTCCAAGCCCTATATCCACATCACGCTGGAGCTGCTCGCGCGCTTCGGCATCGCGGTGCGCAACGATAACTGGCAGCGCTTTCAGATTCCCGCCGGCAGCCGCTACCGCTCGCCCGGGGAGATCCATGTCGAAGCCGATGCGTCTTCCGCCAGCTATTTCATTGCACTGGGGGCGATTGCCGCGGGTCCCGGCGTGCGCATCCTGGGCGTGGGCGCGCAGTCCATCCAGGGCGACATCCGCTTCGTCGAAGCCGCGCAAGCCATGGGCGCCGAGATCGAGAGCGGCCCGAACTGGCTGCAGGTGCGGCGCGGACGCTGGCCGCTGCAGGCCATTGATCTGGATTGCAACCACATTCCCGATGCGGCCATGACGCTGGGCGTGATGGCGCTGTATGCCGAGGGAACCACCACGCTGCGCAACATCGCCAGTTGGCGCGTCAAGGAAACCGACCGCATTGCGGCCATGGCCTGCGAGCTGCGCAAGCTGGGCGCGAGCGTGGAAGAAGGCGCGGACTATCTGCGTGTGACGCCGCCGGCCCGGCCCGCCGATTGGCGCGCGGCCAGCATCCATACCTATGACGACCATCGCGTCGCGATGTGTTTTTCGCTGGCCGCGTTCAATCCGCAGCAGCTTCCGGTGCGCATCGAAGACCCGAAATGCGTGGCCAAGACCTTTCCCGATTATTTCGAGGCGCTGTTCTCGGTCTGCGAGACGCCGCGCGAGCGCATTCCGGTGATCTGCATCGACGGGCCGACGGCGTCGGGCAAGGGCACGATTGCCGCCGAAGTCGCGCAGCGCCTGGGCTATGGCATCCTGGACTCGGGCGCGCTCTACCGGATTGCGGGCCTGGCGGCGCATCGCGCCGGCATTGCCATCGACCCGGTGCACGAAGAAGAGATCGCGGCGCTGGTGCGCACGCTGCCGATCCGCTTCACCGCCACGCAGCAGATCCTGCTGGGCGACGAGGACATTGGCCACGCGATCCGCAGCGAGACCGCCGGCATGGACGCTTCGCGCGTCTCGGCACTGCCCGCGGTGCGCGCGGCGCTGGTGTCGCTGCAGCTGAACTTTCAGCGCCTGCCCGGCCTGGTGGCCGATGGCCGCGACATGGGCACGGTGATCTTTCCCGCGGCGCCGCTCAAGGTCTACCTGATCGCTTCAGCCGAATGCCGTGCTGCGAGAAGGTATAAACAGTTGATTTCCAAAGGAATTTCGGCTAACATAACCGCGCTTCGTGCTGACCTTGAAGCACGCGACGCGCGCGACATGCTGCGCAGCGTGGCACCGCTCAAGCCCGCACCAGACGCACTGTCCCTCGACAGCTCTGAACTTTCCATCGAACAGGTGGTCGAACAGGTGCTGCACTGGTGGCAGCAGCGACAACCCTTCAAAGGTTGA
- a CDS encoding integration host factor subunit beta has translation MTRSDLVEELAARFGQLTQRDAELAVKTILDAVGDALVRGQRIEIRGFGSFSINHRLARMGRNPRSGEAVHIPQKRVPHFKPGKALREAVDQRTTELGGAQALASLPAQRNSHQP, from the coding sequence ATGACCCGCTCTGATCTCGTCGAAGAACTGGCCGCGCGTTTCGGCCAATTGACGCAACGCGACGCCGAGCTTGCCGTCAAGACCATCCTGGATGCGGTGGGCGATGCCCTGGTGCGCGGGCAGCGCATTGAAATCCGTGGCTTTGGCAGTTTCTCCATCAACCACCGCCTCGCGCGCATGGGCCGCAATCCGCGCAGCGGCGAGGCCGTGCACATTCCGCAAAAGCGCGTGCCCCACTTCAAGCCCGGCAAGGCCCTGCGCGAAGCCGTGGACCAGCGCACCACCGAACTCGGCGGTGCCCAAGCCCTGGCCTCTTTGCCGGCACAGCGCAACAGCCACCAGCCTTGA
- the rpsA gene encoding 30S ribosomal protein S1, giving the protein MSESFAALFEESLQRTEMRPGEVITAEVVRVEHNFVVVNAGLKSEAYVPLDEFKNDQGEVEVQVGDFVSVAIGSIENGYGDTILSRDTAKRLASWLALEKALESGEFVTGTTSGKVKGGLTVLVNGIRAFLPGSLIDTRPIKDLTPYENKTLEFKVIKLDRKRNNVVLSRRAVVEASMGEERAKLMETLKEGAIVQGVVKNITEYGAFVDLGGIDGLLHITDMAWRRVRHPSEVVTAGQEITAKILKFDTEKNRVSLGLKQMGDDPWMGVSRRYPSGTRLFGKVTNIADYGAFVELEPGIEGLVHVSEMDWTNKNIAPSKLVSLGDEVEVMVLEIDEDKRRISLGMKQCKANPWQEFAQNTKRGDRVKGPIKSITDFGVFVGLAAGIDGLVHLSDLSWNETGEAAVRNYKKGQEVEAIVLAVDVERERISLGIKQLDSDPFTTFATVNDKGQIVTGKVKTVDARGAEIDLGDDIVGYLRVSELSRDRVEDARSVLKEGDEVTAVVLNVDRKTRNIQLSIKQKDMAEQQEAMASLSAQSSRESAGTTSLGALLRAKLDNSDK; this is encoded by the coding sequence ATGTCTGAATCTTTTGCCGCCCTGTTCGAAGAATCGTTGCAACGCACGGAAATGCGTCCTGGCGAAGTCATCACCGCTGAAGTCGTGCGCGTCGAGCACAACTTCGTGGTGGTCAACGCCGGTCTGAAGTCCGAAGCCTACGTGCCCCTCGACGAATTCAAGAACGACCAGGGCGAAGTCGAAGTCCAAGTCGGTGACTTCGTCTCGGTGGCCATTGGCTCCATCGAAAACGGCTACGGCGACACCATCCTGTCGCGCGACACCGCCAAGCGCCTGGCCTCGTGGCTGGCCCTGGAAAAGGCCCTGGAATCGGGCGAGTTCGTGACCGGCACCACTTCGGGCAAGGTCAAGGGCGGCCTGACGGTCCTGGTCAACGGCATCCGCGCATTCCTGCCCGGTTCGCTGATCGACACGCGTCCGATCAAGGATCTGACGCCTTACGAAAACAAGACCCTGGAATTCAAGGTCATCAAGCTCGACCGCAAGCGCAACAACGTGGTGCTGAGCCGCCGCGCTGTCGTGGAAGCCTCGATGGGCGAAGAGCGCGCCAAGCTGATGGAAACGCTGAAGGAAGGCGCCATCGTCCAGGGCGTGGTCAAGAACATCACCGAATACGGTGCGTTCGTCGACCTGGGCGGCATCGACGGCCTGCTGCACATCACCGACATGGCATGGCGCCGCGTGCGTCACCCCTCGGAAGTGGTGACGGCTGGCCAGGAAATCACGGCCAAGATCCTGAAGTTCGACACCGAGAAGAACCGCGTGTCCCTGGGCCTGAAGCAAATGGGTGACGATCCCTGGATGGGCGTTTCGCGCCGCTATCCTTCGGGCACGCGCCTGTTCGGCAAGGTCACGAACATCGCCGACTACGGCGCGTTCGTGGAACTCGAACCCGGTATCGAAGGCTTGGTGCACGTCTCCGAAATGGACTGGACCAACAAGAACATTGCTCCTTCGAAGCTGGTGTCGCTGGGCGACGAAGTCGAAGTCATGGTTCTCGAAATCGACGAAGACAAGCGCCGCATCTCGCTGGGCATGAAGCAATGCAAGGCTAACCCCTGGCAAGAATTCGCCCAGAACACGAAGCGTGGCGACCGCGTCAAGGGCCCGATCAAGTCGATCACCGACTTCGGCGTGTTCGTTGGCCTGGCTGCCGGCATCGACGGCCTGGTGCACCTGTCCGACCTGTCGTGGAACGAAACCGGCGAAGCCGCGGTTCGCAACTACAAGAAGGGTCAAGAAGTCGAAGCCATCGTGCTGGCCGTGGACGTCGAGCGCGAGCGCATCAGCCTGGGCATCAAGCAGCTGGACAGCGACCCCTTCACGACCTTCGCCACTGTCAACGACAAGGGCCAGATCGTGACCGGCAAGGTCAAGACCGTTGACGCCCGTGGCGCTGAAATCGACCTGGGCGACGACATCGTCGGCTACCTGCGCGTTTCGGAACTCTCGCGCGACCGCGTGGAAGATGCCCGCTCGGTGCTCAAGGAAGGCGACGAAGTCACTGCCGTGGTGCTGAACGTGGATCGCAAGACCCGCAACATCCAGCTGTCCATCAAGCAGAAGGACATGGCTGAGCAGCAAGAAGCCATGGCTTCGCTGTCGGCACAGTCGTCGCGCGAAAGCGCTGGCACGACCAGCCTGGGCGCCCTGCTGCGCGCCAAGCTGGACAACTCCGACAAGTAA
- a CDS encoding prephenate dehydrogenase, whose product MFEQLGLIGCGLMGGSFALALKKAGLVKRVVGYSKSPSTTERARQLGVIDVEAPSALLAAAGADIVLLAVPVASTEATLKSIRHLVTPQMLIMDVGSTKADVVQAARSGLRDRIGSFVPAHPITGKEVAGVEHAEADLYVGSHVVLTPTERTLTVQLEQARRIWQALGCNVHSMSPEAHDATLATVSHLPHLLAFAMMQSVLTQPDADATLALAGPGFRDFTRIAGGNPQIWRDILMANREQVLAQSAQFRAALQNLEELMQAGDAQGLQDRLTLASAARAGWRMGAAGSGAAGTGTAGTGAAGSGAAGSGESRAGAPAHSPHFQGA is encoded by the coding sequence ATGTTTGAACAACTGGGGCTCATCGGCTGCGGCCTGATGGGCGGATCGTTTGCGCTGGCTCTGAAGAAGGCCGGCTTGGTCAAGCGCGTGGTCGGCTACAGCAAGTCGCCGTCGACCACCGAACGCGCGCGCCAGCTGGGTGTGATCGACGTCGAAGCGCCGTCGGCGCTGCTGGCCGCCGCGGGTGCGGACATCGTGCTGCTGGCCGTGCCCGTGGCTTCGACCGAAGCGACGCTCAAGTCCATCCGGCATCTGGTCACTCCGCAGATGCTCATCATGGATGTGGGCTCGACCAAGGCCGACGTGGTGCAGGCCGCGCGCTCGGGACTGCGCGACCGGATCGGCTCCTTCGTGCCGGCCCATCCGATCACCGGCAAGGAAGTCGCGGGCGTCGAGCATGCCGAGGCCGACCTCTACGTCGGCAGCCATGTGGTGCTCACCCCTACCGAGCGCACGCTGACCGTGCAGTTGGAGCAGGCGCGCCGCATCTGGCAGGCACTGGGCTGCAACGTGCACAGCATGTCGCCCGAGGCGCATGACGCGACGCTGGCCACCGTGAGCCATCTGCCGCACCTGCTGGCGTTTGCCATGATGCAGAGCGTGCTGACCCAGCCGGATGCCGACGCCACGCTGGCGCTGGCGGGCCCCGGGTTCCGCGACTTCACGCGCATTGCCGGCGGCAATCCGCAGATCTGGCGCGACATCCTGATGGCCAACCGCGAACAGGTGCTGGCCCAGTCGGCGCAGTTCCGCGCGGCGCTGCAGAACCTCGAGGAACTGATGCAAGCCGGCGATGCCCAGGGCCTGCAGGACCGGCTCACGCTGGCCAGCGCCGCACGCGCGGGCTGGCGCATGGGTGCGGCCGGCTCAGGTGCGGCCGGTACAGGCACGGCCGGTACAGGCGCGGCCGGCTCAGGCGCGGCCGGCTCCGGCGAGAGCCGCGCGGGCGCACCCGCCCATTCCCCCCATTTCCAGGGCGCCTGA
- a CDS encoding LapA family protein: protein MKYILWLLKAAIFFTLFAFALNNQQNATVHFFFGTQWTAPQVLIVLTAFAAGLVAGVLGMVPRWLKHRSAAQRAAQPAAATAPASAEAPAAPAPSLPPHDLHGI from the coding sequence ATGAAATACATCCTGTGGCTGCTCAAGGCGGCCATTTTTTTTACGCTGTTCGCCTTTGCGTTGAACAATCAGCAAAACGCCACGGTGCATTTCTTCTTCGGCACCCAATGGACCGCACCGCAGGTGCTGATCGTGCTCACGGCGTTTGCCGCCGGGCTCGTTGCCGGGGTGCTGGGCATGGTGCCGCGCTGGCTCAAGCACCGCAGCGCCGCACAGCGCGCCGCGCAGCCCGCAGCGGCGACAGCGCCTGCATCTGCCGAAGCCCCGGCAGCACCCGCGCCCTCCCTGCCTCCGCACGATCTCCATGGAATTTGA
- the lapB gene encoding lipopolysaccharide assembly protein LapB gives MEFDLNWILLGLPLAFVLGWLASRFDARQMRAENRSAPKAYFKGLNFLLNEQQDKAIDAFIEAVQNDPDTSELHFALGNLFRRRGEYNRAVRVHEHLLSRGDLTRPDRDRAQHALALDFLKAGLLDRAEDALRRLEGTSYEAEARLALLAIYERSRDWKQASDIAHRMQTARQGDFSVRLAHYLCEGADVLAASGQLEAAMAQYQQALLLAPAAGRPQIDLARLQHRLGQTAQAWTTLQALAEKSPNALPLAAGLLPEIAQTLPDAPIRPWLEAQYLRSPSLDLLQALVALDAGKPDAPGRQRYVEHLGKEPSLVAATRWLADEPFAEEEHHPAVQRALEHASKPLTRYRCAACGFEARQHFWHCPGCQSWDSYPARRVEEL, from the coding sequence ATGGAATTTGATCTCAACTGGATCCTGCTGGGTTTGCCGCTTGCCTTCGTGCTGGGCTGGCTGGCCTCACGCTTCGATGCCCGGCAGATGCGCGCGGAAAACCGCAGCGCCCCCAAGGCTTACTTCAAGGGACTGAACTTCCTGCTCAATGAGCAGCAGGACAAGGCCATCGATGCCTTCATCGAGGCGGTGCAAAACGACCCCGACACGTCGGAGCTGCATTTCGCACTGGGCAATCTGTTCCGCCGCCGCGGCGAGTACAACCGCGCGGTGCGCGTGCATGAGCACCTGCTGTCGCGCGGCGACCTGACCCGGCCTGACCGCGACCGCGCCCAGCATGCGCTTGCGCTCGACTTCCTCAAGGCAGGACTGCTCGACCGCGCGGAGGACGCACTGCGCCGCCTCGAAGGCACGAGCTACGAGGCCGAGGCCCGGCTTGCGTTGCTTGCCATCTATGAACGCTCGCGCGATTGGAAGCAGGCCAGCGACATTGCCCACCGCATGCAGACCGCGCGCCAGGGCGATTTCAGCGTGCGCCTGGCGCACTATCTGTGCGAAGGTGCCGATGTGCTGGCTGCGAGCGGCCAGCTCGAAGCCGCCATGGCACAGTACCAGCAGGCACTGCTGCTGGCCCCGGCCGCCGGACGCCCGCAGATCGATCTGGCCAGGCTGCAACACCGTCTGGGTCAGACCGCGCAGGCTTGGACCACCTTGCAGGCACTGGCCGAGAAAAGCCCCAACGCACTGCCGCTCGCCGCCGGCTTGTTGCCCGAGATCGCCCAGACACTTCCCGATGCGCCGATCCGGCCGTGGCTCGAAGCGCAATACCTGCGCTCGCCCTCGCTGGATTTGCTGCAGGCGCTGGTGGCGCTCGATGCCGGCAAGCCCGACGCTCCCGGACGCCAGCGCTATGTCGAGCATCTGGGCAAGGAGCCCTCGCTGGTGGCCGCCACGCGCTGGCTCGCGGACGAGCCTTTTGCCGAGGAAGAACACCACCCCGCCGTGCAGCGCGCGCTCGAACATGCGAGCAAGCCGCTGACACGCTATCGCTGCGCGGCCTGCGGCTTCGAGGCGCGCCAGCATTTCTGGCATTGTCCCGGCTGCCAGAGCTGGGACAGCTATCCGGCACGGCGCGTGGAAGAGTTGTAG
- a CDS encoding monovalent cation/H+ antiporter subunit A gives MPLIFLIILPFLGSLLAAVLPTNARNTESTLAGVIALGCAIQVALLFPEVADGGVLREEIDWIPALGMNLIVRMDGFAWMFCMLVLGIGSLVVLYARYYMSPADPVPRFFAFFLAFMGAMMGVVLSGNVIQLAFFWELTSLFSFLLIGYWHHRKDARQGARMALTVTGAGGLCMLAGMLVLGHIVGSYDLDHILAAGQQIRDHHLYLTALVLILLGALTKSAQFPFHFWLPHAMAAPTPVSAYLHSATMVKAGVFLLARMWPVLGDTEPWFWLVGGAGLCTLLLGGYLAMFQNDLKGLLAYSTISHLGLITLLLGLNSPLAAVAAVFHIMNHATFKASLFMAVGIVDHESGTRDIRRLSGLRTMMPVTATLAMVASAAMAGVPLLNGFLSKEMFFAETVYLDAAPWVRSWLPVAATLAGMFSVAYSLRFTVDVFFGPKATDLPLTPHEPPRWMIAPIALLVVACVVVGIAPAWAMGDFLRAAAAPVVGGTLPAFSLAVWHGVNAPLIMSVLALLGGIAIHCLLGWLRKAGHVETAPILRHFDGRRFFDYALALAQAGARQGRRLLSTMRLQWQMLWLVCLALAAGFLPLWTSGLELGDRGTLPVSPAFVLLWIIGSTCALAAAWKAKYHRMAALIMLSVSGLCVCITFLWFSAPDLALTQLVVEVVTTVLIMLGLRWLPKRDKNLHIPALSTQIRARARRLRDFALALAAGGGMAWLAFAMMSRPFHDSTSTFFLENALSGGGGTNVVNVMLVDFRGFDTFGEIVVLGVVALTVYALLRRFRPARETMDLPEQQRYVPGDLQTDLLNPRHAGDTAVGYLMVPAVLVRLLLPFATLVAIYLFMRGHNEPGGGFVAGLVFSVALVLQYIISGTQWVEAHFALYPRRWIAAGLLFALLTGFGSVVVGYPFMTSHSFHFTLPLVGEIHLASATFFDLGVFTLVVGSTMLILTAIAHQSVRGHRYHARLLEDEANEGAH, from the coding sequence ATGCCGTTGATCTTCCTCATTATTCTGCCCTTCCTCGGCAGCCTGCTGGCTGCCGTATTGCCGACCAACGCCCGCAATACCGAGTCCACCTTGGCCGGAGTGATTGCCCTGGGCTGTGCCATCCAGGTGGCACTGTTGTTTCCCGAGGTCGCCGATGGCGGCGTGCTGCGCGAGGAGATAGATTGGATACCGGCATTGGGCATGAACCTGATCGTGCGCATGGATGGCTTTGCGTGGATGTTCTGCATGCTGGTGCTGGGCATCGGTTCGCTGGTGGTGCTCTACGCGCGCTACTACATGTCGCCCGCCGATCCAGTGCCACGCTTCTTTGCGTTCTTCCTGGCATTCATGGGCGCCATGATGGGCGTGGTGCTCTCGGGCAACGTGATCCAGCTGGCGTTCTTCTGGGAGCTGACCAGCCTGTTCTCGTTCCTGCTGATCGGCTACTGGCACCACCGCAAGGACGCGCGCCAGGGCGCGCGCATGGCGTTGACGGTCACGGGCGCAGGCGGGCTGTGCATGCTCGCCGGCATGCTGGTGCTGGGCCATATCGTCGGCAGCTACGATCTCGACCATATCCTTGCCGCGGGCCAGCAGATCCGCGACCATCACCTTTATCTCACCGCGCTGGTGCTCATCCTGCTCGGCGCCTTGACCAAGAGCGCGCAGTTCCCGTTCCATTTCTGGCTGCCCCATGCCATGGCCGCGCCCACGCCGGTGTCGGCCTACCTGCACTCGGCCACCATGGTCAAGGCCGGCGTATTCCTGCTGGCGCGCATGTGGCCGGTGCTGGGCGACACCGAGCCCTGGTTCTGGCTGGTCGGCGGCGCAGGGCTGTGCACGCTGCTGCTGGGCGGCTATCTGGCAATGTTCCAGAACGACCTCAAGGGACTGCTGGCCTACTCCACCATCTCGCACCTGGGCCTGATCACGCTGCTGCTGGGCCTCAACAGCCCGCTGGCGGCCGTGGCCGCAGTGTTCCACATCATGAACCACGCGACCTTCAAGGCGTCGCTGTTCATGGCGGTGGGCATTGTCGACCATGAAAGCGGCACGCGCGACATTCGCCGGCTGTCCGGGCTGCGCACCATGATGCCGGTCACTGCCACGCTGGCGATGGTGGCCAGCGCGGCAATGGCCGGTGTGCCGCTGCTCAATGGATTCCTGTCCAAGGAAATGTTCTTTGCCGAGACCGTCTATCTCGACGCCGCGCCCTGGGTGCGCTCATGGCTGCCCGTGGCGGCAACCCTGGCCGGCATGTTCAGCGTGGCCTATTCGCTGCGCTTCACCGTCGACGTGTTCTTCGGACCCAAGGCCACCGATCTGCCGCTCACGCCGCACGAGCCGCCACGCTGGATGATCGCCCCGATCGCACTGCTGGTGGTGGCCTGCGTCGTGGTCGGCATCGCCCCGGCCTGGGCCATGGGCGACTTCCTGCGCGCCGCCGCCGCGCCCGTGGTGGGCGGCACGCTGCCCGCGTTCAGCCTGGCCGTCTGGCATGGTGTGAACGCACCGCTGATCATGAGCGTGCTGGCGCTGCTGGGCGGCATTGCAATCCATTGCCTGCTCGGCTGGCTGCGCAAGGCCGGACATGTCGAAACCGCCCCCATCCTGCGCCATTTCGACGGACGGCGCTTTTTCGACTACGCGCTGGCGTTGGCCCAAGCCGGCGCGCGCCAGGGCCGGCGCCTGCTGAGCACCATGCGCCTGCAGTGGCAGATGCTGTGGCTGGTGTGCCTGGCGCTGGCCGCTGGCTTCCTGCCACTGTGGACCAGCGGCCTGGAACTGGGCGACCGGGGCACGCTGCCGGTATCGCCGGCCTTCGTGCTGCTGTGGATCATTGGCAGCACCTGCGCGCTGGCCGCGGCCTGGAAGGCCAAGTACCATCGGATGGCCGCGCTGATCATGCTCAGCGTGTCCGGCCTCTGCGTCTGCATCACCTTTCTCTGGTTCTCGGCACCCGACCTGGCGCTGACCCAGCTGGTGGTGGAGGTCGTGACCACGGTGCTGATCATGCTGGGCCTGCGATGGCTGCCCAAGCGCGACAAGAACCTGCACATTCCCGCGCTGTCGACCCAGATCCGCGCCCGGGCGCGCCGGCTGCGGGACTTCGCGCTGGCGCTGGCGGCAGGCGGCGGCATGGCCTGGCTCGCGTTTGCGATGATGAGCCGCCCGTTCCACGACAGCACCTCGACCTTCTTCCTGGAAAATGCGCTCAGCGGCGGCGGCGGCACCAATGTGGTCAACGTGATGCTGGTCGACTTCCGCGGCTTCGATACCTTTGGCGAGATCGTCGTGCTGGGCGTCGTGGCGCTCACGGTGTATGCGCTGCTGCGGCGCTTCCGGCCGGCGCGCGAGACCATGGACCTTCCCGAGCAGCAGCGTTACGTGCCCGGCGACCTGCAGACAGACCTGCTCAACCCGCGCCATGCGGGCGACACCGCCGTGGGTTACCTGATGGTGCCGGCGGTGCTGGTACGGCTGCTGCTGCCGTTCGCCACGCTGGTGGCGATCTACCTGTTCATGCGCGGCCACAACGAGCCCGGCGGCGGCTTCGTGGCCGGCCTGGTGTTCTCGGTGGCGCTGGTCCTGCAATACATCATCTCCGGCACGCAGTGGGTCGAGGCCCACTTCGCGCTCTACCCCCGGCGCTGGATTGCCGCGGGGCTGCTGTTCGCGCTGCTCACCGGCTTCGGCTCGGTGGTGGTCGGCTACCCGTTCATGACCAGCCACAGCTTCCATTTCACACTGCCGCTGGTGGGCGAGATCCACCTGGCCAGCGCCACCTTCTTCGACCTGGGCGTGTTCACGCTGGTCGTAGGTTCCACGATGTTGATACTGACGGCCATTGCCCACCAATCCGTACGCGGCCACCGCTACCATGCGCGCCTGCTCGAAGACGAAGCCAACGAGGGAGCCCACTGA
- a CDS encoding ComEA family DNA-binding protein, with product MFKPVLTTFAMLHAACVFAATDVNMATLAELDAIPGISPALSQRIIAQRDRAPFAGWPDLIARVHGIGSAAAARFSANGLTVNGKTFSGSSVLAAETSAAGPAPNSTKAD from the coding sequence ATGTTCAAGCCAGTCCTTACCACCTTTGCAATGCTCCACGCAGCCTGCGTTTTTGCCGCGACCGATGTCAATATGGCAACGCTGGCTGAACTCGATGCCATCCCGGGTATCAGTCCCGCGCTGTCGCAGCGCATCATTGCCCAGCGGGACCGGGCGCCTTTTGCCGGCTGGCCGGACCTGATTGCACGCGTGCACGGCATCGGAAGCGCCGCCGCGGCCAGATTCTCGGCAAATGGCCTTACGGTGAACGGGAAAACCTTTTCCGGCAGCAGCGTACTGGCCGCCGAAACCTCCGCTGCCGGGCCTGCGCCCAACAGCACCAAAGCCGATTGA